A genome region from Crossiella equi includes the following:
- a CDS encoding ABC transporter permease codes for MTTSTPLTPVRAVWLVARRELNTRVRSKSFVLSTAAIIVIIGLYVGMLWFISQTGANTKVGLTGQAVAVAEPLKATAKGFGEDVETTVIQEPAEGEQQLKDDKIDVLVTGAPGDLQVLVRKNLNSAVRGSLDEIVRQQALNAGLAQAGLTEQDVTELRRTVAGAQVKVNKLEPEDPESGQRLAIAMGLTALLYISLLIFGIAVAQGVVEEKSSRVVELLLSTVRPWQLLGGKVLGIGLAGLLQMSIITAVALTAATSTDQLTLPGGQVTGALVTGVLWYLAGFFTFGALYAAAASLVARQEEVTSVIQPVMIAAILPAVLTFLILPRDPGSRLLEILSMIPPFAPVIMPARIAVDVAPWWQIVVSVVLTLAGLYAFVRLAGKIYGNAVLRTGGRVKLRDALKTS; via the coding sequence ATGACCACCAGCACCCCCCTGACCCCGGTCCGCGCGGTGTGGCTGGTGGCCCGCCGCGAGCTGAACACCCGGGTCCGCTCGAAGAGCTTCGTGCTCTCCACGGCGGCGATCATCGTGATCATCGGCCTGTACGTGGGCATGCTCTGGTTCATCAGCCAGACGGGCGCCAACACCAAGGTCGGCCTGACCGGCCAGGCCGTGGCCGTGGCCGAGCCGTTGAAGGCCACGGCCAAGGGCTTCGGCGAGGACGTCGAGACCACGGTCATCCAGGAGCCCGCCGAAGGCGAGCAACAGCTCAAGGACGACAAGATCGACGTCCTGGTCACGGGCGCCCCGGGCGACCTCCAGGTCCTGGTCCGCAAGAACCTCAACAGCGCGGTCCGGGGCAGCCTGGACGAGATCGTCCGCCAACAGGCCCTGAACGCGGGCCTGGCCCAGGCCGGGCTGACCGAGCAGGACGTCACGGAGCTGCGGCGGACCGTCGCCGGTGCCCAGGTCAAGGTGAACAAGCTGGAGCCGGAGGACCCGGAAAGCGGCCAGCGGCTGGCCATCGCGATGGGCCTGACGGCCCTGTTGTACATCTCGCTGCTGATCTTCGGCATCGCGGTGGCACAGGGCGTGGTCGAGGAGAAGTCCAGCCGGGTGGTGGAGCTGCTGCTGTCGACGGTCCGGCCCTGGCAGTTGCTGGGCGGGAAGGTGCTCGGCATCGGGCTGGCCGGGCTGTTGCAGATGAGCATCATCACGGCGGTGGCGTTGACCGCGGCCACGTCGACGGATCAGTTGACGTTGCCCGGTGGGCAGGTCACCGGGGCCCTGGTGACCGGGGTGCTGTGGTACCTGGCCGGGTTCTTCACCTTCGGCGCGCTGTACGCGGCCGCGGCGAGCCTGGTGGCGAGGCAGGAGGAGGTCACCTCGGTGATCCAGCCCGTGATGATCGCCGCGATTCTGCCCGCGGTGCTGACTTTCCTGATCCTGCCTCGGGATCCGGGCAGTCGGCTGCTGGAGATCCTGTCGATGATTCCGCCGTTCGCACCGGTGATCATGCCCGCGCGGATCGCGGTGGACGTCGCGCCCTGGTGGCAGATCGTGGTGTCGGTGGTGCTGACGTTGGCCGGGTTGTACGCGTTCGTGCGGCTGGCCGGGAAGATCTACGGCA